The Anopheles gambiae chromosome 2, idAnoGambNW_F1_1, whole genome shotgun sequence genomic sequence acaaaaaaacaaacacactttaGCATATTAggatatacaaaaaaaaccaattgtCAGACTTATGGCGAAAAGGCGTAGAAAGAGCTATGTGAactgtgtgtgggtgtgtatagCGTGTAAACACTAAGAAATTGTGACAAGAAGCCGCCGTCGACGCGGGGTCCTACTTGTTGCAAAGGAAGAGGAAGTATTACCAAGTAAATACGCAAAGAGACACAGAGCAGGGGAGACGAAGAGTACACATACCGACATACACGCGAATTTGCGAACTTTCCAAACTCAACCATCattgtatttatttctttttatttttacagtgaaataaaatcaagCGCCATCAAATTTCggatattttatgtttttaaagcaTTGAACATTGAGCTGGTGAATTTTGTCATTAAtttattcgatttatttttctcttttcttcccTCATTTTCACGACTAACTTTTGGCGTAGAAGACGGAGGGCGCCACCGCCCGCGTCATTGGCCCATTGTCATGAGCGCTACCACTAATCTAAGGACAGGATCGAATTGAGGCTAGTAACGCTATCGCCCTGACTAGAAGCGACCGAGCTGCGCTTGGCAAGATCGTACCGCGGTCCACCGAGGTAGCTGATCGGGTTGGCGTACTGGCGCCGGTCGGGGCCGAGATAGATCGGCGCCTGCTTCCGGTACTTGAGGCGCAGCGAGGGCTTCGGCTTTAGAGGCGGCTCTCCGTCCCTTCCGGgttgctctgctgctgctgctccggctgCGGCGGCACCTGCAAGATCGAGCTGACAAGCGTGAGAAGAAGACGCCGGGGGGATGACCACTCCATCAGCAGCATCGACAGCTGGAACAGTAGTAGCACCATCGGCAGAAGCATTACTTGCAAGCAGTTTCACCACTACCGCCTCGTCCGGTGGCGGCCCGGCGTAAGCGaaggaagatgatgatggtgctacATTGCGATCCGGGTTGCGGACTACTACCCTTGGCGGCGGCGTTGGCGACAGTGTGGTCTGCTGTGTGCGGTGTAGTACTACTCCACCATCCTAGAGCAAGGTGTGCGAGCACATATGAGCGAGAATGagaagtgtgcgtgtgtggcgtACGCAAAGCGAGCGAAGGGGGGGAGGCATGAATAGTGGAGACGTATGCGGCGATTGAGGGACACACTACACCGTGTACAGTGCAACAACGGAGAAAAGGGACACTCGTTTTTAGTTACATTGAATCTTTAAAAAAGGGTCGTAGAGTGCTTTACTGTAGAGAAGACAGGAACGAGGAGAAGTCGATTTATCAAATTACTTTATTTACGCAGTCAGAAGGAGTCGCCTAGTTGGCTGTTTTAGGTAGCTAGGgttgagatagagagagagagattggaTAAAAAATGGTTGGATAGGCCTAAATCCTTTTTACAGTGAGAACAGTGAGAACTTTACAATTGCGCACGCGTTACCTCATAAATCGACCATCGACGTGTGACACTTAAGGGTACAAACGAGAGATAGACACAGTTTGGGAATGTCCTAGCTCGTTGTCCAGTTGCCTACCACCCATTgtatacaaacacactcacacacacaacatacacaTTGAGAGCCGTGTACCGTTCGCCGGCGCAAGCACAGCGCAGCACATCCAACACAGATACAGTAATGCCCAGTAATGACCGCGCGCACATTCCAACACGCACAAATTAAATCACACAAACgtacacccacacatacactcacacacagcacacaaacatacagatAAAATAGAGGAGTTGTAGAGGAGGTGGATCGTAAAAAGGGAGCTACGCCGGCGATTCGGGCGTTTCGTCGATTTTGAACGGCAACGGGTTGGCGCTAATCAGTgcgggcggtggcggcgggcCCCAGGACACTTGCCGTGGGCCGCGCGACCGCAGCCCATTGGTGAGCGGTGTCGATGTCATCATGGCGACCGGCAGCGGTCCAACAGCGCCGGTGGTGGCCGTTGGCGTTGCCGGTCCATCCGCCAGGAGCGATTCGGGCGGATGCGTTAGGGTCAGCTTGGGCGGTGTTTTCCTCGCGTTTGGTGGGTGAGAattggtgatgatggtgttttTGGCAAAGCTTACTTTCACCTGTTGAAGACACAACGGGGTAGGGTGGGGTGGGGAAAGAAGAGAGATACGAGGAaacagagagatagaaaaTGGAACAAGGacacagcaaaaaaggggCGGCATTAGTTTCTGGCTAGGGAGACCTGGTTAGGTGCGTTCCAGTTCGGGGGGGGAACGGTTGGGTgggggttggtggtggtggtggtggtagcaaatGAAACAGTTAATCTTGGGGTCTCTTTGCTCTTGCTACGATTGAGGCAATTTGCCATTTTAACCAtcaattacattaattaattaattaaataattaataccttttcatttgcctttttcccacctttccacCAGAtgcactctctcgctctcatgCACATACCAACGTAAACGTTCCACCGGACAGCACATATCGACAAGAGAAGACATGTGTTTGTTATGCTGTTATAAAAACGAACAACCAGGCGTGGTGGCCCTCTCATGCAGCCATGCAACATTCCGTTAGAGAAAGGTCTGGAGCAACACCAAAATGAAACACACTGCACATGCACACGTGTGGTACACAccgaaacaacacaacaaaacaccaacCAACAAATTTGTTTGAGGTAAATTAATCGTCCAATATTTCGTGTTTCcttattccattttttttaatcattgcaACATCTCTGACacaaagtttttatttttcacttccagagacacacacatacacacaacgcTACTTATACGGGACTAGAAATAACACGCAGAAAAGGGGAACACTTAGCATGCAAAGGCAAACGCGGCCAAACGCGTGGGGCGTTTGGTGGTAACGAATGAATAAATAAGGTAAATCGCCTACCCCCCTCCCACGTGTGCTCTACGGCTACGGTACTCTCTACTACACACCAGCTTCCCGGTGCGCTTACCTAAAAGGGGGAGGGTGCGGTTTGGTGTTTCATACACGCATACACATACTGCTAGAACGTTGTTAGTTGCTGTGTGTAGAGGGCGTGCAGATTGTTAGTAGTGTGTTGTGAGGGCTTTAAGCTTACGAAAGGGAGGTCATAAGGGAATTGGGAGTCATAACGGGGAAAGAAGTAGGCCTAaaattccgaaaaaaaaaactggtggACGTTTCAAGGAGGTGTTGGTTTTTTAGACTAAATTTTGATGGAAATGTGTACTGATGAGAGGAACGGGATGGGACAAACACAGGAAACCTCCaaattgcttctttttttttaactgctgCGTGCAGCACatgcatgcacatgcacattaCGTGGATGTTTTAGACACGAAACTCATCGCTAGGATGCAGCTGCAGGTCGCCAAGGTCGAGCCTGTTAAGCGTAACCTCGCTGATCGAGCTGAGCGGGGCGAGCGCCTGTATGCTTACCGGGTTGTCGGTTAGCTCGCTGTCCTCCTCGTGCCCGTCGGACGGATCGTCCAGATCGGTcacgcggtggtggtggtggtgattacCGTTGGCGATACGCGCACGTGGACCGTCCATCCCGTTGCTTTCGCCGTGACGCGACTGTTGCTCCGTAGGATGCTGTGCGGACTTTAGCAGCGCTTCGTTCTCTTCCGCTGCAAGCGATTCCCACTGCAGCTCGTGGTCGAGCAGTTGGCTGTCTGTTGGCAGTGTAAGAGCAAGTGAGAGAGGTTAGGAGCGTTTACAACAACGCAAAACCCCTCGCGTACTTACCACGAATGCCACCAGTTTCGGCCGTGCCATTGCTTTGCGGAAGACTTTCCACCGGCGCTGCGGCTACTGTTGCTACTGGTGATGGCTTTTCCGACGCCGCCGTCACGCTGCCATTCTTCAGTATGCCCACCAACGGTTTCGCTCCATTGTCCTTCTTCTCATCGCTCGGGATctgggaaatggaaaatcggcAGAGCCGCCCGGGgttaattaaaaaatcatcCATAACCAATGCTCGCACTCTTTCTCGCTAACCGATTTGTACGAAAATCCCTTCACGTTCGTGGTGGACGTTTCGATCTGCATTTTGGCCGCCTGCTCCTTGCTCCAGATGATGTCCTCGTCCGTCTGGCGCTCGATGCGCTTGCGGTACTCCCGGTCCGACCGGTACACCTCGATCAGGCAGCACACCACGATGATGACGAAGATGGCGGTGAGCGTGATGAACACGACCTGCGTTTTTTCCTCCTTGGTCGACGGATCAAAGTAGACCGCTTTGTACGGTAGGCGCGTCGGTGCATCGACCACCCAGTTCTTGTCGATAACCTGCGTgtgatggagagagagagagaaaaaacgcaATCATACACAGGATATTGAGTGCTCGTGATGGGGTTTTTCGGTGGTGGGACGAAAAACGGCCACCAAACGCTACTTGCTTACACAAACCGCCGCCGTGACTCTGTGATTCGACAGCCCGAAAGCTTATCTCGttatttgttctttttcttttttttagctATCGGAAGTCATGTGCTCCCAAAACCTACCGAAGTCATGTTGAGTGCCGGCTCGTTGAAGGGCGTCAGCTTCTGGATGACATCGAACTGCTTGCACTGGGCTGACCGTACGCCCTGCGAGTTGATCACGGTAATGGTTTCCGCCTCGCTCTTGGTGAACAGCATGTACTCCTCCAGCGGTTTCATCGTTTCATTATTGACCTGGATGAAGATATCTAccgaacaaaacgaaacgcaCCAGACACGCGGGATTAGATGCCGATGCAGATTTGCAATTTTCCACACAAACGAAACTCGCACTACTACTCACTCGACAGGCAACCGTCGTAGCTTTTGTACACGGCAAAGCGCGGATCGGTCGTATTAACGCCCCCGATCTGGACGTGATTGGCACCCGGGTCCGGCACCGGCACGAGCGGTTTGTTCGCCACCGCCCGTATCGGTATCTGCGCCCGGTCGACGAGCAGCGACGCTTCGTCGCCGTGCCGCGTGTAGTACACCGAGTGGCGCGCATCGTCCATAAAGTTGCCCTCGATGCGGGCCGCGTACGTGGCGCCCTCCCGGTCCTCCTCGATgtacagatggttttccgcggTGATGGCCACCATCAGGTAGTAGCTGCGGTCGTTGCGCgactgcagcaacagcatcaccCGGTTCACCCGCCGCATATCGTTGCTCGAGAAGGCGAGCTGCAGCCGGACCGAGCCGACGGTGTCGGCCAGCGCTAGGCGGCGTAGGAGCGTCGCCTCCCCGCTAAAGCTGGCCCCCTTCTCCTCCGAGCAGAACTCGCCGAGGAAGCTGGTGTGCTCGCAGTTGCAGGTGCTCTCCTGCCGCACAAAGTTCTCCGTACAGATGCCACCGTTTTTGCACGGCTCCGCGTCACACTTCATCTGGCAGCCGTTCAGCACACCGTCGGTTACtgtgggagagagagggagatggAGAGACAACGACGAACAAGCAAACAGCAGGTGAGTGGATGAATgacttttttatgtatttttcctGGAATCGTGCAAGGATATCGTTCCACCCGGTGCACCGGGAGGAAATTGCTTTTTAGGATAAGGATAATGGCATAACGCTGGCCGAAACACCGTAACACCATAGCCACAGAACAAGATAAAAagcgtttgttttgcaaattttaaTTACGAAAGTAACATTATTTTATGGTAAAACGGGGCAAACTGGACACCATTCTTATTCATTGGACAGAAATTCTTTTATTTCCTTTGCAAAGTTTCATGAATTTTCCAAAATTATTACCTAATATTTAGCTGCaaattgatattatttttaccaGGTTGCAAATTAAGATCgaataaatgttttaaaaatggaTGGAAGTTTATGGGTTAAGCAAAAGAAATGCtaggaatataaaaaaaacacttcaaactgTTTTCGTCCctattacaggggtttccgaGTCAGTATCGAATGTCTAAAACATTTTTCCTTGCTTGCGAAAAGtgtttcaacagctgtcaaatattttattttcatcacattaatgtttcagttcttccacatgattttcaacacgtctcaagctggtTTGAGTTTTACAGCTCTTTGTGGTGAGTTGAAAATCGTGTTTATGaactaaaattttatgttgatacaaatacaccatttgacagctgttgaaaaacatcttggaggcggtgaataattatgtttacattcgaaattgacttggaaaaccctgtatggccaaattctttctgttttcattgaaggaaaaaagaagaagtagacGCGTGTTTTGCTAAATTTAGATtttcggcctcagcacaatttttcgatcgaaaaaaatcGAGCGATctggctgtcattttggtgtcatttgacactcatttcgccgccaaggtgttcattttactggtctttttgaaaactggtataccatgacactcacgagcaaaatgaactatgctacaaaaattcgatcgttccgctttgtatggCAAAAAATCCGCAACTcattgagctgcggaaattttcaaatatcagaaaaatgccataaatcaaggttaatggttttgaaaaacgttatgtaaaagcaagttggtaattgttctggttctttttcaatattttgggtgataaaaaatcatttattaaatattttaaaaaatggtttgcctACACTAAGTACTGAACTCGATGGGAATCGACTTCATGCAAGAGTAtgaaagaaatagttatactgtcagttttacgtgagcgcctatcgatttttttcgatcgaaaaatggtgCTGAGGCCGTTTGGCTCAGCTTCTATGCCCGTTTTGAACATTAGGTGGTTGGCAAATTTACATGACGCTAGCCGGAACAACGCGtaacttacagggtttcccacgatttattggtcagctCCCATAACTTTTTGGGCTcatctcacgatttattcatcgtatcccatagatttttgcttcgttcccataatttgttGGTATcatccgattggatatcaatacaattggaccaaaaaaatctGAGAAACGGctaaaaaatcgtgggaatgtaccaaaaaaaatatgggaaccaaccaaaaattaatgggaaccaaccaatcaaTCGTGGCAAACCGTGTAACATcgtcatttattttttaatttttggatATTAATTGGTTGATCAGAAACTTTTAATAATTTCAGTTCATAGTAAAACCAAAGAATAATGTAAAAATCAATATGTAAAGTTCAATAGCAAGCCCAGTTTGCCCCATGCTCCCTTACGCCAATCAAGAACTCACCGTGTGCATTGTTTTGGGTGGCCATTTCACGCAGCGAGATAAGGTTCTCCCCAATTTTAAGTCCCCGAATGCAACCGATGTACCCTTCCAGCTCCGTCGTGTCTTGATTGGGGCGCAGCAGGTTGGCCGGATCGTAGCCACCGATGTTGAACTGGAAGTACTCGGTCGGTGGTGCCGGTGGACGATGTGGAGACAGTACCTCTGCAAATGGAAAGTCACTGTTAAGTCATGTTTTGCCACTCACTTCAAGCAAGCATTCTTCCTACCAAGCTCCGGATTGGTCCACGGTTTGTTGGAGTACTCGTCGAGCAGGAGGAAGCCACGCTCCACCGTCACGTTCTTCTCGTTCACGTACAGCGTGGTGTTCGTTTCCGTGCGTATTACCGCCACCTGAATGCTTCGCGCATTGTTTAGCTCGCTGTGCTCGATCGTTAGGTTCACGATATCGCTGCCATAGTTGTACAGATACACCATCTCACTTTGGTCGGTCAGGTACAGGTGGATGAAGTTGTTATAGTGATCGTTTGCGTACAGTACGAACGCGTGCCTATCGTACGTGCGCAGGTTTACCAGCAGCGAGGAGTTCAGGATGGCGCGCAGCTTTTCCCGTTCATCGCGCATATCCTCTGGGTCGGACAGGTAGTTGCGCTTCAGATAAGATTCACGACTGATGAACGTTAGCGCATCTTCGTTGATGtctgaaaccaaaaaaaaagaaggttttAGGTGTAGAGGATCACTCTTGCTTTTGATCTTTCTCGCCACCTACTTGTCTCACAGTGCTGTCCCAGATGAGCCCACCGGTTCTGGCAGACGCACTCGAACGTACTCCACAGCTCTCGGCAGTAGGCACCGTTCTTGCAAGGATTCGGCACACAGGACGGCTTGCAGTCTTTAATGATTTCCGACAGATGTACCGACATGAAGCTGTAGATGTCGAGGATCTCTCCGTTCACGACCAGCCCGCGGAAGCAACCGATGAGACCTTGCTTAACGGTGTACTTCTTAGAGATTTCCCTGGAGGTGGAAAAGAAAGACATATTGAATTATCTTCTTGCTATGTTTGGAGCCTGTTACTACGTACGTTGGAGCTCCTCCAATAAACATGCTGCCCTCGAACGGTCCAAACTCTTCCTCCGGCTGCAGATCTACCATGCGCGTGTCGGTGTTGATCATAAACCGCACATGATGCTCGTTGTAATCGATCCAGATCTTGTGCCACTCGCCACCGTTCAGCTTCCGGTTAGTGTCGATCACCAGCGTCTTCGGTGTGCCAGTGTTGAGCGTAAAGTTAAACGTCAGCTGGTAGTCACCGGTCAACGCCACCATGAACGATGGGTAGTTGGACCGAATCGGTGGCTGGAAGAGCAGAATAGCCTTTTCGCCGGTCGTGCGGAAGGAGAACGCAATGTCACCCTTGCGCCATCCGGGCACCTCAATGTACGACTGCGAGGTGGTGAATGTGACGACATACTTTTGGGTATCTATGCACGAGAGCAAGCATTAGAGCATCACGGCAAGGGGAGATTGAGTTTGAAATGTAACATCTTACTTGTTTCCACACATTCCAGTGGTCCGAGTGTGACCCGACCTTGTGACTCCTCGTCAAGGTTTTTCTGCTGCAGGAAGTACATCTGCGTAATGCCGAGATTCGGTGGCTCCTTGTAGTACCCTTCGTCCGACAGCCAGCGGTTGAGATTGGCATCGCAGTTGCAGGAATGGTTCAAATCCTCACAATTCTTCCCTATCGCACACGGGCATGTACCTCTGTGAAGATGGCAAATGGCAGCATTTTCAATTACGATCATGAGATGAGTGCTACCTGATGATTAAGTTACCTTTTAACCTCTCCAAGCGAATCCACCGTGTTGTTATTGCTGGACGACTTAAACCACGTGGACGAATGCAGCTCCAGCGGTGCCTTGATGCAATCGTACTTAATGTACTGCGTGCAGTACAGCGAATGCGAGATCAGCTCCTGCAGCATCTCCGCACTAAACTCCCGGTACTGTATGTTAAAGCTAAAGTCCTCATCCGTCGCCGACCGCACATCGACCTGCGACGGCAGGTTGTGCTCCACGATCGTTTTGGTCGCGTTTGCCAAACTCTGAAAGTCACACTTGACCCTCGCCGGCGGAAACACCCCATTACCGTCAATGTCAATCGAGTACACGTCCGACTTGGAGTACCCGAGCAACGCCAACTCCTCACAAGTCTTGCGGAACTTGGTAAAATGGCAGTTCTTGCCAATGTAGCCCGTGTCCTTGCAGTCACAGATGATACCGTCATCCTTTACCGCACACTTGCCACCATGCTCGCAGGTGTTGGGCTTCTTGCACGGATCCACGTACTTGCAGTTGTCGAGCGAGACATCGCCCACCACCCGCTCACTTTTCACCAGATAGCGTGGCTCAATTTCGACACCATTGATTTTGAGATCCCGCAAACAGCCGACCAGACCGGATGCGGCCGCTTTCAAGCTGCTGCCGATGATCAGCTTATCGCCAATGTTGAAGGAAAGTCCGTACATCTGCGTGACCGAGTGGCGATAGTCTACGACGAACTTGATGTCGTTCCGCTCGTACGTCAGCTGAATCGAGTGCCAGGAGGTTGGGTTTTCGATGCGAATGTACGTCGTGTGGGTGATGTTGCTTTTCACGTCCGGGCAGAGATCGAAGCTGAGCCGGTCGGTGGCTAAACGGAGCTGTGGAGGGAGAGTGTAtttaatattatattataCTCTGTGAGTGCAGGTTGTAATGTCTTCATTATTGGCACCATTATAGGGATCATTTTTCCACACAACGGGCCCTAAATGTCGCCCCTAAAATGCTTTCTTTTGAGCAAACAAAGCCAAACGTTCAACGGAAAAAGGATTAAAGCTTACCGACATGGTAGATATTAAAAAACTTTCTTcccccaaaaatcaaaactcttTTACCTTTGGCCTGGCATGGAAGGTTTCGGTTACCACCCACGGCGATGCCAAAGAGGCAAGAAAGGTGACACTTTTGCCGGAATGGTGTTGGTTTGGTTGCTGGTATAAAGATACCCATCCGTAGCAACATTTGCTACCCCGAACCCGAGACGTTACCAATTCTTGGtagtgtgctgtgtgcttggAAGCTTCAggcaaaagcaacaaaccaCCCGGAATCAGAGGCCCCCTGGTATGCGAGATTATCACATGCAATCatgcgtgtgagtgtgatgTCCGGATCATCTTACCGCAATACCGCAAGGTTGGGTGCTCTGCTCCGCACAGGgggaaaaatggcaaattcCATTTTTCCACACACCGTTTTTGGGTAACTCGGTGAACAGATTTCCCTTTATCGCAACCTCCCTCTCGGTCCCGCGTGTTTTTGCAATTTGTGAGATTCCTTCCTAGGAAGAAGCGAAGAACCGACCCTAAATTCCGACCCCCCTTTTGCCAGTAGaaagctgtgtgtttgtggtttggCGTGTTTGTGGCTGAATGGTTGAATTTCGTTCAATTTCTTACTCCCAAAAAGCTGAGTGGGGACATTTAGTTGTTGGTTTTATCGCtccttccctttccctccCTCGAAAGCTTACCTCCCAAAATCCGTTCCCTTCGCTCGTCTTCACCTCACTGTACGCGAGGACGGCGGTCGCCTTGCTGCTCTTGAAGTCGAACTTGAGCGACAGCGTGTCGGGATTGTTCATCGGCCACCAGATGTGGGATTTGGCGTACGAGAAGGTGATCGGTATCACCTCCACGTTCGCCTCGTAGAACTCCTCCTGCAGCACGCCGATATAGTGCACCTTCGGGTTGCCCTTCTTCAGCTCGAACAGCACCGACACGTCGTTGTAGAAGACGTACTTGAGCGAGCCGACAAAGTTGTTGCTCGAGGCAAGGCCCTTCCGCTTGCTCAGGTTTGGACCGCCGCCGAAGTAAATCTCCGGATCGAACAGCAGGTTGTGGATCGGTCCGAGCAGGTCCAGGATGCGCACGTGATCGTCCAGGATGGCGATCACCTTGTCGTGCTCGTGCAGTATGGTGAGATTGTGCCAGTAGTGGCGGGTTAGGTCTTGGCCGAGCGTTGCGCTCATAACACCATCGCCAAAGTCCATCTCAATGTAGGCGGAGTGGTTCTTGATGGAGGCAGCAATGTACTGCGGCTTCAGGGATTCACCACTCGCGTAGAACAGGGCCGAATCGTCGTAGTTTGTCTTGAACATCATGCTGATGCGGGTGATGGGCGAGTGCACCCGATCCTTCCAGTCGTAGATGCGGTAGGACACGTAGCTCGAACCTCGCAGCGTTAATACAGTTGCGGCTGAAAAGTTTGCAACGAGTTTTGTGTTAGTTTTGTGCTTTCGAAGTTAGCTTCTCAGCTCCCCGACACTCACTGTAGATGTCGCAGTGTTCGCCCTCGTACTTGGTGCCGAAGCAATCGCACGAGATGTCATAGTAGTGATTGATGCAGCGCGACCCGGTAAAGCAGAGATTCTGCCGCGAGTGGCACTTGTTCCGGCAGCCCTCCTTGACGTTCTCGTGCTTGGTCGCGATCAGGGGCGTTATCGGGAGCAGGTCCGAGGCGGCCTTGCCCGAGCTGAGCACCACGTTCCGGATGCAGCCGACAAACGACTCAATTATGTACTTCACACCGTGCAGCTTCTCTTCCGAGCTGAGTCCTGTCGGGcatgagagagagaaggaaaaagatgGGTTCCTTGTTTGAGTGTACCTCGAGATTCTTATCTTGACAGTAATAGAACGGGGGAGGGGTCTCCGTGGATGATAAATAGATCAGTGTGTCAAAAGTTCAATTTCTGCTTGGCGTGTCGTGTAATGAAGAAGAGCGTACAAATTGGAACACAGCGCAGAAATCAATTCGCGTTGAGAATTTGGGGGCGTTCTGAGTGATTTGTTTCTACACTAAGACACTAATGAATTTAAGCAGTATTAACGTTTTCCACTTAAAACTGAAAACACTTGCTTTTGTGAGCATTCGATGGTGTAGGCCCAGTTTTGCTCAAATCCTTGCTTCACCCCCAAGGCAAGCGACTTCCAAGCGGCTACGCATGAAAATCGGGCGGAAAAAGCCCCGATTGACAAATCGGTTTGGAACGGTACGGACGAAGTAAGGCAATTGCGCCGCCGACAAGCAGCACTTTTGCCAATTCACACACGAGCGCGCACCCTAAACACATCATTACACAAGCCACAAATCATTTGTACACGGCGGCGATGGCAAACGGCCAAGGCCGGCGGAAAGTCTTTCCAGCTGCGTGCTTTCGTTCCATTCCCCTATATCCTAATCACAGCTCATTTATCGTTCGGCCTGGCGTGAAAATCGTATCAATGTTTTGCTCTGTGCGCTTCGCCGGCCGACATTGGTCGACAAAGTTTTTGCACCAaacagtacacacacacactaccagCCGGACTCGGAGCCGGTAGGGACTTGAAACAGAGAGAATATACCCTGGCGCATGATTTTCATCGCCACCCATAACACAACATAACCGTCACCATCAATCTTATCGAAGATTAAGGGCGCCGTTTTCTCGGGAAAGGCTCTCGCCCATCTCGGCGGCCGCTTTCCGTACGGTGTTCCCGTTTTTGGGAATGACAAGGTTGTGTTTTGGTGGGTGGATGGAGTGTGCGACATAAACCCTTGTACTCCTCAACAAGCTTCTGATGGTTCCCGGGTTCTCCCTTTGCGATTTTGCGATAGGCTTATCCGATTGCGAGAAGTAAACCGAGAAGAAATGAATGGAGGgtttcggtggtggtggtgatggccgGCTGGTTCCGGCCGAGATGGATGAGCCGATGAAGGTTGTCGAGTATGCTAAAGGCTTTTCGGCTACTGTGGCACACTGAGTGAGTGTTCCAGATGGGGGTTTTAGCTGATGTAACGCTGGTGTCTTTTCGAATTGTGTCTCGATAAAGAATGGGAATAGAAATATTGTTCTACTTAAAGGGAAGGCAATGGGTATATTGGGTTGCCTTAAACGAATCTCGGACGACGATTTGggcgaaataaaaaatgaagttaaaaaCGTGGAAAGCCAACATGCTCCATTCCTTTGTGGTGCTTGGCGGTGTGTTAAAGCTTATATTTGCGTATTAATTTTATACTACTTCTATGCTTTTGCTCATTTTACACGCTCAACTTAAAATCGCTTCAGAAAGTTACAAATTCTAGGATGCGACAATTTTGAACTTTTTTGAAGAACTGTGTGATTTATAA encodes the following:
- the LOC1277107 gene encoding axotactin isoform X4; translated protein: MTYHAASVLLTLCLTLAPIPYDRCVLAIPTNAEPPKEIVYPKCTGPGEPGQCQTFDYRYRFEQTINNCTQFIWGGCGGNLQNNFETYEQCMQQCANETQTPQPPVPLTTTVDPSSTSVRTQTQEAWSLHSSSSTLAPVPDELRGSELTFKETGYEKTFMFAKNNTFIQMDGETIQTFQLRLCREISFQFRTRLPHGLLVYHNVKTPAGVKLDPYALYVIVEKGQLKVVHVFGNHSTSVTVGEGLNRDEWHSVMVRIDVHGARLIARVDNNKEEVYLKGLNHETNYGVSINLMSVVLVGGLSSEEKLHGVKYIIESFVGCIRNVVLSSGKAASDLLPITPLIATKHENVKEGCRNKCHSRQNLCFTGSRCINHYYDISCDCFGTKYEGEHCDIYTATVLTLRGSSYVSYRIYDWKDRVHSPITRISMMFKTNYDDSALFYASGESLKPQYIAASIKNHSAYIEMDFGDGVMSATLGQDLTRHYWHNLTILHEHDKVIAILDDHVRILDLLGPIHNLLFDPEIYFGGGPNLSKRKGLASSNNFVGSLKYVFYNDVSVLFELKKGNPKVHYIGVLQEEFYEANVEVIPITFSYAKSHIWWPMNNPDTLSLKFDFKSSKATAVLAYSEVKTSEGNGFWELRLATDRLSFDLCPDVKSNITHTTYIRIENPTSWHSIQLTYERNDIKFVVDYRHSVTQMYGLSFNIGDKLIIGSSLKAAASGLVGCLRDLKINGVEIEPRYLVKSERVVGDVSLDNCKYVDPCKKPNTCEHGGKCAVKDDGIICDCKDTGYIGKNCHFTKFRKTCEELALLGYSKSDVYSIDIDGNGVFPPARVKCDFQSLANATKTIVEHNLPSQVDVRSATDEDFSFNIQYREFSAEMLQELISHSLYCTQYIKYDCIKAPLELHSSTWFKSSSNNNTVDSLGEVKRGTCPCAIGKNCEDLNHSCNCDANLNRWLSDEGYYKEPPNLGITQMYFLQQKNLDEESQGRVTLGPLECVETNTQKYVVTFTTSQSYIEVPGWRKGDIAFSFRTTGEKAILLFQPPIRSNYPSFMVALTGDYQLTFNFTLNTGTPKTLVIDTNRKLNGGEWHKIWIDYNEHHVRFMINTDTRMVDLQPEEEFGPFEGSMFIGGAPTEISKKYTVKQGLIGCFRGLVVNGEILDIYSFMSVHLSEIIKDCKPSCVPNPCKNGAYCRELWSTFECVCQNRWAHLGQHCETNINEDALTFISRESYLKRNYLSDPEDMRDEREKLRAILNSSLLVNLRTYDRHAFVLYANDHYNNFIHLYLTDQSEMVYLYNYGSDIVNLTIEHSELNNARSIQVAVIRTETNTTLYVNEKNVTVERGFLLLDEYSNKPWTNPELEVLSPHRPPAPPTEYFQFNIGGYDPANLLRPNQDTTELEGYIGCIRGLKIGENLISLREMATQNNAHVTDGVLNGCQMKCDAEPCKNGGICTENFVRQESTCNCEHTSFLGEFCSEEKGASFSGEATLLRRLALADTVGSVRLQLAFSSNDMRRVNRVMLLLQSRNDRSYYLMVAITAENHLYIEEDREGATYAARIEGNFMDDARHSVYYTRHGDEASLLVDRAQIPIRAVANKPLVPVPDPGANHVQIGGVNTTDPRFAVYKSYDGCLSNIFIQVNNETMKPLEEYMLFTKSEAETITVINSQGVRSAQCKQFDVIQKLTPFNEPALNMTSVIDKNWVVDAPTRLPYKAVYFDPSTKEEKTQVVFITLTAIFVIIVVCCLIEVYRSDREYRKRIERQTDEDIIWSKEQAAKMQIETSTTNVKGFSYKSIPSDEKKDNGAKPLVGILKNGSVTAASEKPSPVATVAAAPVESLPQSNGTAETGGIRDSQLLDHELQWESLAAEENEALLKSAQHPTEQQSRHGESNGMDGPRARIANGNHHHHHRVTDLDDPSDGHEEDSELTDNPVPPQPEQQQQSNPEGTESRL